One Natrinema sp. DC36 genomic window, AGGATGTACGAAGTGTGTGGTGAGAAGGAACTCAAGGTCATCCTCGCGCTCGATTCAGGAGATTCCATCTCCGGCGTCGCACGGAAGATCGACGAGAACCGGGAGACGATTCGGCGCGTCGTGAACCGTATCGAAGAGGCGGGATACGTCGCGTACGATGATGGCCTCCACCTCGTCGACCAGACAATCCGAGACGCCGGTCTCAAGTTTCTGATGTCGTCAGCAGACATCTCGCCACCGTCAATTTCAGAAGCGTATGTCCTCCCCCAGTTCGCGGGGATGGATTATGCATACACTGCCATCGATGCGGTCTACGTCTGGACCCGCGGTGGCTATCAGGTCGCTCGCGATCCAGAGGACTATCCGCTATTCATCGCCGTCCGCGAGTCCGATCTTGACGCCTGGACGGCGTTCTTCGATCGGTTCGGAATCCCGACTGTGGAGGAACGCCAGCCCGCCGACGACCTCGATGGCACCATCCAGGTCGTTCTGGAGCCACGGTCACCGATCGATGCCGAGATGGTCGACGGACGGCCCGTTATCCCGCTCCAGGAAACCGTGGCGTTCGCAAACGAGTACTACGCGACCTTCGAGTCCGCACTCGACATGCTCGGACGGATGTACGACGACGTCGACACTGACGCGAGCTACCGCATGGAGCCAGCCTAATTATGAGCCAAGAAGACCGCAGTGTAGCACTCATCGAGGTCCTCGAAGAACTGGAGCAGTCCGATATCGGGTTCGTCCTCGTTGGTGGGTATGCGATCAGTCAGTTCGAGACGCGATTCTCGACCGATCTCGACCTCGTCATCGCCCCGGACGACTACGACGAAGTCATTGCTTTCCTCGAAGCGCGCGGGTTCGAACGTCAGGCTGACCTCGAAGTCCCACCGGAAGAGACCATCTACAATCGTGAAATTGAACTCTTCGAGCGCGCCAAAGGGCTTCCTCACCCGGTCGGTGTGGACATCCTCGTGAACGGTCTCGGCTGCCGACAGACCGGTGCAGAGTGGTCATTTGACTATCTGCGCAAACACAGTTCCCCGACGACGATTTCAGGCGGAACTCGGTCGACGATCGCCCGAGCAGCTGATGGAGAAGTGCTCGTCGCAGCCAAGCTCCATAGTGGCCGGAAAACGGATCTCGCTGATGTCCTCGCTGCAATTCCGTCGATCGACCTCAACATGGTTGAGACGCATCTGCATCGTGGAGATACTGATGCCCTCCGGGAACAGCTCAGTGATGCACAAGCGTTCATCAAAGAGGGTGGACTCGATCACCGGTTCAAGAGCATGTTCGGCCAATCTTTGGCCTCGGCCGAGGATATCGATACGCTCCTCGAGTTCCTCAAGCGGCAACAGAAGTGAAACAGTGTTCGCTGTGACAGCAGCAGCGACGGTGTCTGTGAGTAGCCGTCGCTGAAGTCGAGCCGGACAGGGAACGAACTGGCCGCTGTTTGTCGTCGCCTTGAGAAGGCTGAGGCGACAGAAGTGAGTGACTCTTCAGATTAATCTGTCGGATCAGATGGTCACACACCAGAACAGCGTCTTGAACCACCAAACACCCGACTTATCAACGCTGGTATCGCGACAATTCACGACATGGAGACGCTGCGAGCCTATATCGCCTACGAGAACGCGAACCAGGGGCGTGTCCAGATTCTCCGTCGGCTCGAAAATCGGGCCAGCGAAATCCGCGCAAAGGATGGCTGAACCTGTGGTCTTGGGCTGTTTGTCGGCACCGTCATGGGTAGAGGCTCGAATGGAATGAGCAACCGACCCGTGATCGAGACCCAGCAACAGACCGCGTTCGGAGATAAAGGCTAACTCGAAGTTATAGGACGAGCGTCGAAATCTCACTCGAAGGCTTCGTGCGAGCGGTGTCCACACTGCGTCCCGAGTACGAACGCGATCCGCTGCTAGGTATCGTTGGCCACCTTGAGCAACTGTTCTACTTCGTTCTGGCTGAACCAGACCTTCATATCGTCGCGGTTCCCGTGCTGTTGCAGATTCATCCGTCCGGGTTACCTGCATTCCAGACAAAAATCACCAGCAATCTAGTTATTTCAGTGATCCTCGAGGGAGTGATTGGGGAGATTCTGTCCGACACTACCGTCGTTTTCAGACACAGCGCTCGCAGTAACTACAGATACAAACTACACACATACAATACTAATCTGTATTTCTTCTCTTGGTGCCTAAGAAGAGATAGTAAGTAGAATTACAACCCCCACGGCGATTGAGGAGTACGTGTACCAGATAATGTTGTAATATCCTTCTGGGAGTTTAGTCTCCGTCGCGTATGACAGAATTGCGATTCCGCTCACGACGATCCCGATGTCGGCGTATAAGAGCAACCATTCTGGCGGCATTAGAAACTCGTATACATAGACGTTCAACGCAATTCCGTTGGCAAACATTGCTGGCCGGCTAACGTAGTGCTTCTCGACGAGAAATCCTGTAATGATTAGACCGAATACCCCCAAATTCACGATGAAAAACTCAGGAAGCGACTCTACTAACATATCGTATATTACTGTAAAATACAACAACATGAGTATTTCGACGCGATGACCGCAACTCACTTAGTATACTGAGCGATGTATCCTTCACCTGCACTTATTATTGAGCCGAGTTTGGTCGTCCGACCCTGTTCGTATTCTCAGACACAGTGCTTCCAGTAACGACGGATACGAATCAGTCAAGCCCAAGTCGCTGTTTGATCCAATGTTCCCACTCGAATTCCAGACTATAAATTTTGAGTAGCGAAAGGCGCTCCTCATACCCGTCAGATTGTCTGATTACTTTTGGACGCCCGGGCGGATTGGAGTCGAGAATATACTTCCCACCACGTTTTCCTTCGACCTTGATGTTCGGTGCGCCACCAGTACCAAATCCTATTTCAGTGATATAGTAAGCACTTTTGTGCTTCATGTGGTTCGAACCGGACCACTCAATAAGATACTTTTCCGGCTTGTTCCGATCCAGTTTGTTGATAGCGGTAGATACCCCGTTGGAACTAGGTGAGGAGAGGCCGTAGAGTTCGAATTCATCGACTCCATCAGGTTCGCTATTTGAACTCATACGGCCCGTGTTAGGACTGATGTGTGATAATTGTACTTGCTGTACTTAGCGGACCATGGTGTCCCCGATCTACGTATTATCCCTGCAGAACGCGAAGAATCGCACTATCAGCACGAAAACCAGCCTGAATCTCGACTCAAATGACCACGAGGAGTGGGTTCGCGGACACGGTGTTTACGGTAAAATGTAAATAGCATTCAAAGAGAGAAGGATTTAGGTTTGTATATTGCATGCTCCGAATTCAGTAGTTTCGATCCATAAATATAACTAGCCATGTGTATGAGGTTCTCTTCGGAGATAGTCACATCAACGTCGAACCATGGTAGGACTTCTACGAAGATCGGTTCACTAAGTCTTCGCTCACCATCTTCAAACAACGCGTGACTCCATTTCTGATACTTTTCTTTTGCATTCTGATCAGGGTCGGCGAAACATGCCTGACTTAGTGCTCCTAGATGTTGGTTTTCGCCGTATCCCCATCGTGCCATTCTAGATTTATTTGTGATCTTCGCGAGATCATGATTCAATTTTCCAGTCCCATTTTTGTCTCGACGACATATCCCGATATATCTCGGCACGTCCTCCTTCAGATCCTTAGAGGTCTGTGTGAGATTTTCTCGAGAGTACATGAGATAGAGGACACCATCAAGCGGATTCCGACGAGAAATCGGCATCCAACTAAGAGATCGCTCACTCTTTGTGTGTACTCTGGCTCCCTTAGTGACGGTATTAATTACCTGTTGTTGGATTGTCTCTGAGACGAGATCCGTCCCTCTGCCGCAGATTTCTCCCTCTGTCAATGCGTGTTGTAGAACGAGTGTCTTTCCTGTGTGGTTAAGTATAGCTTCAAACTGGTCGCTATACTGGAGCACTGGTCTGTTGTCCTCACCGAACGTGTCAGTAGTCACCATCTCAGTACCAGGCTCTGTTTCGAACAGCGGTGTCGGAGTATAAGGATTCAGCTGTAGAACTGGAATCTGAGCGTTTAACGCCGCACAGGTGTACGGAGTGAAACCATTCCTATGTTTCAACAAGAATTGCCAGTATGTTTTCCAGAAATCTTTGATGCGTTCGTCATTTGCCTTTTCATCACCAAATTTTCCCACCCAAATATCTCGTAGATCGTCGTTTCCAATAGTACGGTTTTCAATAAGCTGACGAAACACTGACGGATCGAACACACCTTGGATCGTCTCGTCGTACTTGTCACTTTGTGAATCCACCATTTCTTCAATCTCGATTTCAGTATCTTCATAAATGACAGCCATTCACTAATATAGGATTAGGGTTGATGTATAAGAGTGTTTCTACAGGAATATTAGAGCCGTGATGGAGACGATTCCTGTATTTAGCACACCTTTCTAGTAGCTGTCAGATTAAATACATTATCTCCGGTAATGTCTTTGTCTGTACTTATCGCTGTCCGTGAAGTCAGGGTTCGAGGTTCCCTGCTAATAATTTCTAAGCTCTCTATCACCTATGAAATTGTGAAAAGTTGGATTTTTCAACTAGTTATGTGACTAGTGAGGCTGTATGCTTGTTGACCCCCGGGACGACAAATCCTCATTCGAAGAAGTGGTCGCTGCAATGGACAAGAATATCCTCTCCGACGAAGGAAAAGTCCAGATGTATAAGGATCGTCGGTTTGGCATTGATTGGGGAGTGGGAGCCCATATTTCCGATGCTGCAATCAATAAAGAAGACTGGGGAGTTTCAATGGACAAGATGTGGGAGCTCTGCCGCGACGGCGGCCTCGTATTCCTCCCCGCGAAAAACACACCTGATATTAAAGGCGGTTTGATCGGTCAAGTTCCTGCTGGCGCCGACGTAGAACTTGAAGACTACCCTTCAGACAATAGTGAAGTGACGATGAAGACTCTGAAACTCCATCGCGTTCGTGAAGTCTATCCTGGTGACGATACTGGAGTTTTCGACGAAGTCAACTACGGTCACCATACCGTGCATTCACTCAACGAGCACGGCGATAAGGTCGTCACTGCCTACGAAGAACTGTATTAGAAGTTCAAACGCTAAACGTCTATTTCTTCCCGATAGGTTGAACGAAGATGATTTATTACTGAATAGTACGAGCATCTCCTATACTCACCCTAACTGATGGATTCGCGGACATAGCCGAGGTTCTACCACAGAAGGGAATTTCACAAGGAAGTATGAAGTTTAGTGAACCGAAAGGTGGTCTATGAGAGAACTTCCGTTTGAAATCGGGCGAACATACCATCGGGTCGAGGATATTCACGAAGAGTTCGGCGGGAACAGGTATAGTGGAATCGCACCCTGTGCAGACTACCCGTACGTCTTCATCTTCTTCGGCGAATCTGGGGAATGGCATGGTTATGACGACGAACTCCTCGAGGATGGGAGGCTTCTCTATACCGGGGAAGGACGGGACGGAGACATGACAATGGACGCCGGAAACGCAGCGATTCGAGATCACGCAAAAAATAACGACGAGATTCACGTCTTCGAAAGCGGCGAAGGTGCGTGGGAGGTGTCCTACGTCGGTCAGTTCGAATATGAGGACCACAACTGGCTGCGTCTACCAGATCGGAACGATAATATGCGTGATGCAGTTCGATTCGAGCTCGTCCCTGCTGGTGGTGTAGAGATCGATACTGGAATCACGAACCTTGATGATATCTCCATAGACGAACTGTACGATCAAGCTGAGGCAAGTGTGAACGGCGAAAGCCGAACGACAAGCGAATCGCGATCTCGAACCACGTATCCGCGATCGGAGGTCGTTAGAAAATACGCACTCCGAGTCGCTGACGGTGTATGTCAAGGCTGTGGTGACGATGCCCCGTTTCTCACTGATGATGGAGAACCTTTCCTCGAGGTACACCATCTTCGTCGGCGCAGCGACGGTGGAGCCGATCACCCAAAGAATGTGATCGCACTCTGCCCGAATTGCCACCGACGGGTCCACCATGGGCGTGATGGAGACGAATTCAATCAAAAGATCATCAACAGAACAGAATAATTATACTCGAAGTAGCCGATCGAGCACCGCCGGCTGGGGTCTCGGTTGTCATACGCCCACCGCAGTGGGGACAGTACCGGCTCACGCATCCCACCTCTCTGCTATGGAATCCGCCAGAGGGCGCAGAACCCCCAACAAGAACCTTGTTCCACTCAGAATTTGCGGCCGTCTCGAGAGGGATAAAATCGAAAGACTGCGGGCTATTCGGGATCTGCCATACTTCGACGGGAAAGAGAGTCCGTCCTCCCCGAAGTGAGTGAATTCGGTGTCGACGACTGGCCTAAAGTAGAGCAAGTATCCGTAGAAGATCAGTCGATGCTCTTCACTGATACGGATGAAGATCAGCAGACGTTCATCGGTGACGACGCGGCAATGTGCTACCTATTTTGGGCTTAATCAACGAGAGCGAAGAATGGGTCTCGTGTTGGTTAATCCGCATCAGCATACTATCTCAGAAGTCTATGCCTGAAAGACAGATCATCGAAGAGTAATTGATCATGGCTATGGAGATCTCAACGCTGAATTCTTTATGAGATCACTCTGTGAGTTCCCAAGTAATGACCGCACCCTGTTGATGTACTGGATGGCGTAAGTCCGTGAACTCAGCGATCGTCTGTGTCGTGAGCGTCAGATCGTACCAGTAATCAACGTCTCTAGTGACCTTCTCTGCCAGCTTCGGAGCATCCATAGAGGATGGAACCTCGTCAGCTGGTTCGTAGTAAAGTCCGAGTAGCCCTCTGCTGGTCTCGAATTCGCTAGCCGCGAGTTTCTGCGCATCGGCAACAAGCGAGTTAGAAAACAGACTGTAGACCGTCGAATAAGCGGCCGGTTCAAGATCACCGTTGTCACGATAAAATCGAAGGAGTTTCGCCTCGATCGGGATCTGAACCCCGTCTCGGTCGAGTATGATATCACACCGCTGATCGCTGTTCGGATACCGAACTTCGGTTCTCGTATCCGCATAGTGGGTAGACTGCTGTTCGAGGTGCTCGAGGATCCGTTCTATCTGTACTTTCTCGTCGAACGCACCAATTCCAGGCTGCCAGCGTCGGTGCTCAGCGGTTGTATCAATCTGAGGGATGACGGAGGCAATATCTCGTGCAAACTGGTCAAGGACAGTGACCGTAGTCATCAAGCACCCTCGAACGTAAACTCAGATGACTTAATTGGTGCATCATCAGGGACGTCACTCTTGTTCAATAACCGATTGGGGTATGCAACATGAGCAACGCTGATTAGCTGTGGTTCAACTTCGGCAAGGTACGCATGGTAGCCATAGGGGCTCGTGTGTTGGTCCTGGTTCCAGGCTCTCGTCCAGAGATATACCTGGTCTTTGAGCCGATGAGTTCCCTGCTCAAACAGTTCACTCGCCCATGCCACCTTCCGCGAATCGTCCTCGAAGAGTGCCATAGATAACTCGCCAACATGCCAGTAATCGCCATCTCCCCAGCGGGCAAAACTCCGTGTTGCTTGGCTACCGATTGCGATTCCCTTAAAATTCGCACTCAGCTCGTTCTTTTTCCCGTACGCTTCTGCCTTCCCGATATACCGAGGAATAATCTGTGGGTGATCACTGCTGTCGAGGTCGGCTAGCTGGTACATGAGGTAGATCAATCCCTCATAACCGTTATCTTTGACACCATCAGAGTGGATACATTTCCGTCCCTCGGCACGGATCCGTTTGTCGATCATGGCTGTCCGCTTGAGTCGGCCAGCGTCGGTGAGCTCAACCTGTAGCCGATTGTCCGTAGCGAACAACGGGATCGGATCAGCCGTCGATTCGTCCATGAGATCCGGATAAACGTGTGTCTTGAGCCACTGGTCCCACAGGTCAGCTTTCGAGTACTGTGCCGTATTGATCTCGTCTTGAGGGGGAGAATCTGCCGTGCTAGCCATCGTGGGGTCAGTTGTGAGCCACTCGCGTCCGGCCTTTCCGATTTCGTGAAGGACTCGGTTTGGGACGAACTCGCGATTCGTCATGGTCGGCCGAAACTCAGGGTGTGCGTAGATCAGGCCGATCAGTTTCGCCTCGAGTTCCTGCCGGTAGGTTGCAGCACCGTATGGGCAGGTATCGAGGCTCTCAACGTCGAAAATCCAGACGTACAGCTGTGAGTCGGCTGCTTCACGAACCGCCGCGATATGGTCGTACTTCGAGAAGCTACCCCACGAGCCATCATCCTCCCAGTCCTCGATTGGAAGGGCCTCGTCAATTTTCTTGTAGTGCTGGTAGATTCGAGAGCCGATATTTCTGGATTCGCCGACGTACACGGGAGTGATGTCGGAGGTATTGGTGATCGGGTCGTCTGCCAAATAGATGAGATACAGGTATTCACCGTCGTTCTTCCCATACCGATAGCGGTCAAGTGCGTCGGTGGTGGTGAGTTTACCCTCAACTGTCGTCAGGAACGGGACTGGATCCGGCTGATCAGGCGTGTGGATATCTTCAAGAAGAGTTTCCTCAATCCAGGTAGCCCAGAGAGCAGCCTTCGAGGAGGTCATCTAATATGTATTTCATCGGTATATTGACTTACCAATTTCGCCACTACTGAGTGAAGAATTAGATATCGTATTCCCAGTCTCCTTTCTTCCATTCAGAAGGGAGCCACCAATTTACAGAGTATTCTCTCGTCCGCCGATGTGACGAAGTAAGCTGTTTTTTACGCCCAGAAAGAGCGAGGGCCCGATCCAGAGAAACCTCCAAGATGGTGATTTTACGTGAGTAAGCATTAAAGTTCGACCGACGTCTCGATCGATGCGATTCCAGTCCGTGATATCGACCACACGTGTTCCATCGAGCTCTCGTCGAATGTCGTATGCTCTCAATCAGACAACCTAGTCGTTCAACGATTCGGAAACCCGTCACGACGAGATGCACAGCACGATCGAGGGTGGGCCGAGGACCCCGTCAACGAACGGAACGGCGATGGAGAGAATTGGACCGACCTCTGGGAGCAGTATGGCAATCTCGATCACTGAGTGATGTACGTTGATCACATCGAACGGATCGCGGACGGCGGTCACCCGCTTGAGGAGTCGAACCTCCAGACGCTCTGTGCGGACTGTCACAGAGAGAAGACGGTCGACGAGAACAACGATTGAGATCCAGCGCTGAACGTGACGCTTACCGACTATCTGAATCACGAGTCCTAATCCAGTACCCACACCCCATCGTGTCCAGTGTCTTCTCGCAATCTGCGAACCGAACTGGACCCCTCCCCACTACGTCCAGTGTCTCGGATAGCTCGAGAATAGCAGGACACCCCATCGTGTCCAATGTCTTCGCGGCCATTTCGGTACTCGAACGACTACCCCATCGTGTCCAGTGTCTCAGACTCCTCGAGAGTAGCAGGACACCCCACTCTGTCCAGTGTCCAAATCACTAGCAGGGCGACAGAATACACCCCATTGTGTCCAGTGTCTTCCGGGTGTCAGAGGTCCTGATCGAGACGCTGCTGAACGGCGTCGGTTACCCCCACCATGTCCACTGTCTCGTCGAGAGCTTCGAGTAGGAGATCGGGATTTGTGTCGAGAGCATACTCGTAGTACCGACCACCCGATTCACCTCTGTTCCGCTCTGTACGACTCGCAATTCCTAACATCGAAAGCTCGCCGAGATGGTCACGCATCCGTCGGGGAACGAGCGGGTCAACTGCAGCTCGACCACAAATAATTTCGTATCGATCCTGCACGTCACGTGCCCGAATCGGTGTATCACCCTCTTCGTGTAACATCAGGAGGGCGTACAGCACGAGATGTCCCTGCTGGGTGAGACCAGCAACGCCGTCGACGATCCGACTCCGCACGAGGGACTCTCGAGCCTGGTCGACGTGGTCGACGGTTACCTGCGTGGCGTCCTGTTCAACAGCCACGTCCCCTGCTTCCATAAGCAAATCCAAACTCTGTCGGGCGTCTCCGGCGTCTTTAGCACCAAACGCCGCACACTTCGCGATGACTTCATGCGGCACGACATCGTCGAAAAACGCGATGTCAGCGCGTTGACGAAGGATATCACGAAGCTCATTCGCATTGTAGGCAGGGAACTGGAGTTCCTTTTCACACAGGCTCGACTGGACTTTCGAACTCAGCGACTCGCGGAACTTGAAGTCGTTTGAGATACCGATAATTCCGACCTTCGATTCCTCCAGATTGCCGTTAGCCCGAGCGCGGGGGATCTGGTACAAAATCGAATCATCGTCGATGTGATCGACCTCGTCGAATACGATAATGACGGTGCCGCCGATCGCGTCGAGTTCCTCCCAAAGCCATTCGTTGACTTGTCGTCGGGGATATCCGGTCGGCTTCAAATGATCCTCTGGATCGCGGAGATCGTTGATTAGTTGAATCGCGACTTGATAGCTCGTACTCAGGTCCTCGCAGTTCGTACGGATAGTTGTGAGATCAACATCGAATTCAGCCGCGTCGTCTTTGAGTTCCCGAAGAAGATAGCGCGTACAGGCGGTTTTCCCGACGCCGGCTTTGCCATAGAGAAAGATATTCGCAGGCTGATCTCCGTTGATGACGGGCTGCAGGGCCGAAATATACTGCTGTAGCTCTTCATCGCGACCGACAATCTCCTCTGGTTGATAATCTTCACGGAGGACATCTCGCTCCTGAAAGATATCTGTGTCAGGCTGGAACAAGCCCATAGTGTTCTTGCCTTAGCGTATTTGGAAATCAACATAAAACCATCGCGTCGAGTGTGTCCAGTGTGTCTAGTGTCGCGTTTTTCATCCCCTCACCCCCACCCCATCGTGTCCAGTGTCTTCCCGAAATAACAAGGGAACTCCGTTGACGAAGAACTCTAAATATAGGAAAAGTTTAAGAGGTCTATCTACAAAATAGTCCGAACGATAGCTAGTACAGCAGTGAGTGAATGAATCTCTTGGGTTGAAGTGACTATAACAGCTTTCCGATCAAACTGGCGCACAAAGACACTGGACACGATGGGGTGGGTGTGTCCACAACTACCGACTTTCGAAAATCGGAATCGTCGGTGTGACGAGTGCTACTTAACCTCTTTGTGTCCGTCCTTCCGACGAACGAGGTTGTTTGAGTTCAAGTTCTTTGAACTTGCCACCGGATTTGCCACGGTTAGTCTCGGTCGACGAAATAATCCCTAGTGTTTCGAGCTCCGCGAGGGACTCCTGGACGGCCCGGGTTGAGACTGGATCATACCGGTTGCACAACACTTTGTAGGGTTCGCGAATCTCTCGTGTCCGCACAGGCGTCTCGTCACGCTCCTTGAGCAACATTAAGGCCCACAACACAAGTCACCTGATCAGTCTGGAGTCGATGTCTCGAGAGGCCGTGCTGGACGTGACGCTTGAAGGACTACCTCGAATCGTCTGGATAGCTGGTACGATGTCGGTATACCCCATCAGACCCCAGGTGTCGAGTGTAAACTATTGAATTCATGCGTTAAATCCGACATATAGCCCACTCAGAAACCCAGTAGATAGAGTTCAATGACTCGAAGACCACTCGTGAGGCCTTTTCCAAAGCGGATGGAGAACCGACATTACTGCATTAACCAACAAAACTATGGGTTGGCGTTCCGTGTTGGTTAACACGAGAACAGCTGATGTCCTACGAGCCACCGACCCCACCGGCGAACCTCCCAACGGAAATAGTCACCACGCTCAACGAGTCCACTCCGGAGCACCTCCAGGACGTTGCTACGTACGCTGAGGAGCTAGCCGAACACAAGGAACGCGAAGCTCGTCTCGAGGAGGAGGCAGACAAGGATGGGGTAGAGGAACGACCAGACGACCTACCGGACGACGTCCCCGCAAAGGCGACGATCACGATCTAGGAAATCAACGACAATCGTTACTACTACTGGCAGTGGAAGGAAGGCGAAAAAGTGACCTCCAAATACAAAGGTCCGGTCAATCCAGACCTTCGAGGCCAGCACCGAGATCGCCACCGAAACCACGTGAGTATTTCCTCAGTACTGGTTGCTGGCTGTGAGTAAGCGTACTGCTGGGGGTTCGATGTCTCGAGAAACGCCGGCCAGAGACCGGCGTTAGAGCCCCCTATCACTCAAGTGATGTGTCCATTGGGGGAAGCTGCCTGAAATTTGGCACCGATACCACGGATCCTTCTACTGGACTCTGGAATCAACTAGTGGTGTTTATCGCCCCAGAAGGGGTGAAGGGGGCTGATCAGTTGTCCTCTTCGGAGTTATCGATGGTAACGAGAGACATCTACACGACTGCGTTTGACGAAGGCGTTCAGACGACTACAACTACCTGCCCAGACTGTGGCGGCAGCGTTCGAACGATTGACCGCGAGACGATCTGTGAAGACTGTGGACGTATCCTTGAGGACACTAAACTAGATCGAGGACCAGACTGGGGTCGACATGACGAGCAGGGATCCAAGAGACGGACCGGTGCCCCGCTGACACCGACACGCCACGATCGAGGCCTTTCCACCGAGATCGGGTACAAGCAAGACGGACATGGAAACGCCCTCTCGAACACGAAGCGCCGACAATTGAACCGGCTGCGTCGCGAACAGTCCCGTGCCCAGTGGCAGTCGAAAGCTGAACGGAACTTCGCCTATGGACTCGGTGAAATCCGGCGAATGGTCGCGAGTCTCGGCCTCCCACAGAGTATCCGGGATCAGGCGTGTTCGCTGTTCCGAACGGCACAGTCCGAACAGTTCTGCCGCGGACGATCCCTCGAAGCGGTGGCTGCAGCCAGTATCTACGCAACTGCTCGGTGTAACGGACTCGGACGGCCACGGGCAGAAGTCGCAGCCTGTGCGCGCTGTGATCAGCAGAAACTCACTAACGCCTACACCGTGATGAACGTCGAACTCGAGTTACCGACACAGCCGATTGCAGCAACAGATCGGATTCCCAGGCTTGCGACAGAACTCGAGGTTCCGGATCACGTACGGCGACGAGCACTCGATCTCGCACAGACGGCACGCGAACGCGGAATGACGATCGGCCGCCGACCGAGTGGCGTCGCAGCGGGCTGTCTCTATCTCGCTGCCCAGCGAGTCGGATTCTGTCTCTCTCAACAGCAGATCGCCGATATCGCAGGAACATCACCAAACACGCTCCGCAGTCGGCGAGACGAACTACTCGAGATTGAAGCGGAAGCTTGATACAGCAAACCAGAGGAACGCTTGCAACCAGTAGTTGCTAGTTCGGTTTCTTTATTCAGATATTTGGGTGAGATGGATTGGGCGACTCGGTAACTACATGTGCTTATTGACTACTGGGGTTCCTGCCAATCAGCGTATCTGTTCGAAGAGTTATGATGGATACAGAGCGCGAATCTC contains:
- a CDS encoding RNA polymerase subunit sigma-70 translates to MYEVCGEKELKVILALDSGDSISGVARKIDENRETIRRVVNRIEEAGYVAYDDGLHLVDQTIRDAGLKFLMSSADISPPSISEAYVLPQFAGMDYAYTAIDAVYVWTRGGYQVARDPEDYPLFIAVRESDLDAWTAFFDRFGIPTVEERQPADDLDGTIQVVLEPRSPIDAEMVDGRPVIPLQETVAFANEYYATFESALDMLGRMYDDVDTDASYRMEPA
- a CDS encoding nucleotidyltransferase family protein translates to MSQEDRSVALIEVLEELEQSDIGFVLVGGYAISQFETRFSTDLDLVIAPDDYDEVIAFLEARGFERQADLEVPPEETIYNREIELFERAKGLPHPVGVDILVNGLGCRQTGAEWSFDYLRKHSSPTTISGGTRSTIARAADGEVLVAAKLHSGRKTDLADVLAAIPSIDLNMVETHLHRGDTDALREQLSDAQAFIKEGGLDHRFKSMFGQSLASAEDIDTLLEFLKRQQK
- a CDS encoding HNH endonuclease; amino-acid sequence: MRELPFEIGRTYHRVEDIHEEFGGNRYSGIAPCADYPYVFIFFGESGEWHGYDDELLEDGRLLYTGEGRDGDMTMDAGNAAIRDHAKNNDEIHVFESGEGAWEVSYVGQFEYEDHNWLRLPDRNDNMRDAVRFELVPAGGVEIDTGITNLDDISIDELYDQAEASVNGESRTTSESRSRTTYPRSEVVRKYALRVADGVCQGCGDDAPFLTDDGEPFLEVHHLRRRSDGGADHPKNVIALCPNCHRRVHHGRDGDEFNQKIINRTE
- a CDS encoding transcriptional regulator, yielding MTTVTVLDQFARDIASVIPQIDTTAEHRRWQPGIGAFDEKVQIERILEHLEQQSTHYADTRTEVRYPNSDQRCDIILDRDGVQIPIEAKLLRFYRDNGDLEPAAYSTVYSLFSNSLVADAQKLAASEFETSRGLLGLYYEPADEVPSSMDAPKLAEKVTRDVDYWYDLTLTTQTIAEFTDLRHPVHQQGAVITWELTE
- a CDS encoding GIY-YIG nuclease family protein, whose translation is MTSSKAALWATWIEETLLEDIHTPDQPDPVPFLTTVEGKLTTTDALDRYRYGKNDGEYLYLIYLADDPITNTSDITPVYVGESRNIGSRIYQHYKKIDEALPIEDWEDDGSWGSFSKYDHIAAVREAADSQLYVWIFDVESLDTCPYGAATYRQELEAKLIGLIYAHPEFRPTMTNREFVPNRVLHEIGKAGREWLTTDPTMASTADSPPQDEINTAQYSKADLWDQWLKTHVYPDLMDESTADPIPLFATDNRLQVELTDAGRLKRTAMIDKRIRAEGRKCIHSDGVKDNGYEGLIYLMYQLADLDSSDHPQIIPRYIGKAEAYGKKNELSANFKGIAIGSQATRSFARWGDGDYWHVGELSMALFEDDSRKVAWASELFEQGTHRLKDQVYLWTRAWNQDQHTSPYGYHAYLAEVEPQLISVAHVAYPNRLLNKSDVPDDAPIKSSEFTFEGA
- a CDS encoding HNH endonuclease signature motif containing protein, with product MYVDHIERIADGGHPLEESNLQTLCADCHREKTVDENND
- a CDS encoding orc1/cdc6 family replication initiation protein codes for the protein MGLFQPDTDIFQERDVLREDYQPEEIVGRDEELQQYISALQPVINGDQPANIFLYGKAGVGKTACTRYLLRELKDDAAEFDVDLTTIRTNCEDLSTSYQVAIQLINDLRDPEDHLKPTGYPRRQVNEWLWEELDAIGGTVIIVFDEVDHIDDDSILYQIPRARANGNLEESKVGIIGISNDFKFRESLSSKVQSSLCEKELQFPAYNANELRDILRQRADIAFFDDVVPHEVIAKCAAFGAKDAGDARQSLDLLMEAGDVAVEQDATQVTVDHVDQARESLVRSRIVDGVAGLTQQGHLVLYALLMLHEEGDTPIRARDVQDRYEIICGRAAVDPLVPRRMRDHLGELSMLGIASRTERNRGESGGRYYEYALDTNPDLLLEALDETVDMVGVTDAVQQRLDQDL
- a CDS encoding transcription initiation factor IIB family protein, whose amino-acid sequence is MNRLRREQSRAQWQSKAERNFAYGLGEIRRMVASLGLPQSIRDQACSLFRTAQSEQFCRGRSLEAVAAASIYATARCNGLGRPRAEVAACARCDQQKLTNAYTVMNVELELPTQPIAATDRIPRLATELEVPDHVRRRALDLAQTARERGMTIGRRPSGVAAGCLYLAAQRVGFCLSQQQIADIAGTSPNTLRSRRDELLEIEAEA